Proteins encoded within one genomic window of uncultured Draconibacterium sp.:
- the ftsZ gene encoding cell division protein FtsZ, with product MADFVMEKTPGAAIKVIGVGGGGGNAVNHMFKHGIRDVDFVICNTDAQAMEASAIRNRVQLGASLTEGRGAGNKPEVGRQAAIENIEDVKKTLSENTKMVFVTAGMGGGTGTGAAPVIAQCCKEQGYLTVAIVTIPFRNEGKRRIKQAYEGIKELASYVDSLLVINNERIREMFGDFGISEAFAKADNVLSTAAKGIAEIITVPGYINVDFADVETVMRKSGMAVMGTGVSDEEDRAEDAVKKALNSPLLNDNEIRGARNILVNINSGNKEVTMDEVGRITDYVQNMAGFDADLIWGNGTDETLGEKLSVTVIATGFPTSIISELSEQSQRKVVSHTLEKESVLVTKTEHFSEQKNEDSRSQSTFEFNVANENGNDDDEFESLYPITSRERSSAEKEIDVNDYANLSDDDVDELENVPAFKRRNIRINDPKYKRDRSGYSVNRDNRISDRNSYLHDNVD from the coding sequence ATGGCTGATTTTGTAATGGAAAAAACTCCCGGTGCCGCGATTAAGGTAATCGGTGTTGGTGGCGGTGGCGGAAATGCCGTAAACCATATGTTTAAGCACGGAATTCGCGATGTGGATTTTGTAATCTGCAACACCGATGCGCAAGCCATGGAGGCAAGTGCTATCCGTAACCGGGTGCAGCTCGGAGCGTCATTAACCGAAGGGCGTGGAGCCGGTAACAAACCGGAAGTGGGCAGGCAGGCGGCTATTGAAAACATCGAAGATGTAAAAAAGACCTTGTCGGAAAATACTAAAATGGTATTTGTAACTGCCGGTATGGGCGGCGGAACAGGAACCGGAGCTGCTCCTGTTATTGCACAATGTTGTAAAGAGCAGGGCTACTTAACGGTAGCCATTGTAACTATTCCGTTCCGAAACGAGGGAAAAAGACGTATAAAACAAGCCTACGAAGGCATTAAAGAGCTGGCATCTTATGTCGATTCGTTGTTGGTGATCAACAATGAGCGAATACGCGAGATGTTTGGTGATTTTGGAATATCGGAGGCATTTGCAAAGGCCGATAATGTTTTGTCAACCGCAGCCAAAGGAATTGCTGAAATTATTACCGTTCCCGGATATATAAATGTTGACTTTGCCGATGTTGAAACCGTAATGCGAAAAAGCGGAATGGCGGTAATGGGAACCGGCGTAAGTGACGAAGAAGATCGGGCAGAGGATGCCGTAAAAAAAGCGTTAAACTCGCCATTATTGAATGACAATGAAATTCGCGGAGCACGCAATATCCTGGTAAATATCAACTCAGGTAATAAAGAAGTTACCATGGACGAAGTTGGGCGGATTACCGATTATGTGCAAAATATGGCCGGTTTTGATGCCGATTTGATTTGGGGAAATGGTACCGATGAAACATTAGGAGAAAAGCTATCGGTAACAGTTATTGCTACCGGATTCCCAACCAGTATCATTTCAGAGTTGTCGGAGCAAAGCCAACGAAAAGTGGTTTCGCATACGCTCGAAAAGGAGTCGGTGTTGGTAACAAAAACTGAGCATTTCTCGGAGCAGAAAAACGAGGATAGCAGAAGTCAGTCGACCTTTGAATTTAACGTTGCCAACGAAAATGGAAACGACGACGATGAGTTCGAATCGCTGTACCCGATAACTTCGCGCGAACGCAGTAGTGCCGAGAAAGAAATTGATGTAAACGATTACGCCAACCTGAGCGACGACGATGTAGACGAGTTGGAAAATGTACCGGCTTTTAAACGTCGGAATATTCGTATAAACGATCCAAAATACAAACGCGACCGTTCGGGATATTCTGTAAATCGCGACAACCGTATTTCAGACAGAAACAGTTATCTTCACGATAACGTAGATTAA